The genomic region CTCCACCGCGTGCTCGAACACCGCCTCCACATAATGGCCCCACTTGACGAAATCGCTCGGCGGCCACGGATTACTGCATCGGCAGCATCGGATCGCTCCGCAGCTTCTTCAGCATCCGATCGTACCGCGACGCCTCCGCCCGCGCCATCGGCGCGCCGCCCGCCCGGCACACCAGACACAGCACTTCGTGCGCGTCGAGCACCAGCATCTCGTCCGTCGCGTCATACCCGATCGCTCCCCAATACTCCTTCGCGCCTGCCTTCACGTGGTTCTCCCTGGAAATGCCATTCGCGTCAAATCGCCCGACATGACCCTCTGACCACCAATTCGGAAGCCAGACCCGTCTGCGCCGCCTTTTCGCCCGGCCGCTCGATCTCCGCCATGAGCCGATCCAGCCCCGTTCCCGCCGTCCGCTCAAGCGGCTGTTTGACCACCGTCAACGCCGGATCAAACCCCTGTGCGCTCGGTGTGTCATCGAACGCAATCACCGAAAGGTCCTGCGGCACGCGAATCTCCAGTTCCCGTATCGCCTGAAGCGCCGGCTCGGTCAGCGATCCGCCTCCGATCAACAGGGCGCTGGGCCGGCCCGGTCGCGCCAACACACTCTGAACCGCCGCCCGCACCTCCAGCGGATTGCTCGTGCAGAACGCCGTGTCCTCCGGCCTCACTTCCACGCTGTGATCTTTCATCGCACGCCGATATCCGCCGATCCGCTCTTCGCCGCTCAGGTCCCACCAGTTCGGCTTGATCGCCACCATCCCGATCCGCCGGTGGCCGTACCGGATCAGGTACTCCGTCGCCGCATACGCCCCAGCCTCGTGATCCACGTAAACCTGGCTCATCCAGTGATTGGCCGCTCGCCGGAACAGCGAAACGACCGGAACCGCCCGCGGCGAAAGGCCCGCCGCGAAATCCAGGCAATAGCGCGTGATTGGCACCAGCAAAAATCCGGCGCAATCCCCGCGCTCCAGAAACTGCCCGATCGCCTGGTCGCCCGCGCCGCTGAATCGGTGAAACGCAAACACAAGCCGGCACTCCGGCTGCGAACGCTCCACCGCCTGATTGAGCCCCTCGATGATCTCCAGAATGCAGAACCCGCCGCTGATCCCGCTCGTCGCGTCGACGATCACCCCGATCTGGACCGCCTCCCGTTCAGATCCGCCGCCGGGCCGCTGATGGCTGACGAAGCTCCCCTTGCCCGGCACCCGGTACACCAAACCGTCCCGCTCCAGCGACGCCAGCGCCTGACGGACCGGTCCGCGACTGACCCCGAACCGCCGGCAGAGCTGATGCTCCGACTCGACCAGCGCGCCCGGAACGAGCCGGCCGCTGGCGATTCCCTCGCGGATATGCTCAGCCACCACCGAGTGGATCGCCCGGCTCCGCCGCGTCGTGTTTCCGTGTTCACCCATCAGCCACTCCACAAGCCGTCCTTGTCTCACCACTCTACCGAACATGTATGGACATGTCAATAGAAACAAAAAACGCCCCGGCCATGCCATGACGGCCGGGGTGGTGGTTAACCGTCTCTTCCGATGACGGCGGGACCTTTTCAGTATGCCAATTGAAGCAGGTCGCGGTAGTAGCCCGCGTTCGGCCACGAGTCGGTCAGGCTGCCCGCCACCCCCTCCAGAAGCGGACCGCGTTCCGACTCGCGATACACGCCCACGTGGGCATCGGCGAACACAACGTTCCACTGCCCCCTGTGAACGTTGTCATGGATTGATGAGTCCGTACAAAAGATGTCGTACGCGTAAGCTAATTGCGGACCGAAGGGAATCTGAGACAGGGTGCTCGGCGGACTGTGGTAATACTCGATCTTCATCGACCACAGCCAACCGTTCTCGGCATCGTAGTAGGGCAAGGCGTCATAGCCCGCCCGGCAGATCCAACTCGAACCCCAGTTGTTCTCGCCGGGATACGGCCATTGCCGGTGATAGTCAAAGGCGTACGGGGCCACCTGCGAAGGGCAGTACAGCACCTTCGCCGTGCCGAGATGCTTGCCCGTGTAGTACAAGGCCAGCCCGTACGGCTGGTTGACCCAGCCGTTCCAGATGTGGGTGTTCGTCCACGGCT from Phycisphaerae bacterium harbors:
- a CDS encoding substrate-binding domain-containing protein; its protein translation is MGEHGNTTRRSRAIHSVVAEHIREGIASGRLVPGALVESEHQLCRRFGVSRGPVRQALASLERDGLVYRVPGKGSFVSHQRPGGGSEREAVQIGVIVDATSGISGGFCILEIIEGLNQAVERSQPECRLVFAFHRFSGAGDQAIGQFLERGDCAGFLLVPITRYCLDFAAGLSPRAVPVVSLFRRAANHWMSQVYVDHEAGAYAATEYLIRYGHRRIGMVAIKPNWWDLSGEERIGGYRRAMKDHSVEVRPEDTAFCTSNPLEVRAAVQSVLARPGRPSALLIGGGSLTEPALQAIRELEIRVPQDLSVIAFDDTPSAQGFDPALTVVKQPLERTAGTGLDRLMAEIERPGEKAAQTGLASELVVRGSCRAI
- a CDS encoding DUF1559 domain-containing protein, with product MISDFEFRISDCRRSGTSLSRRQSFTLIELLVVVAIIAVLVAVLLPALSAAREAGRLVTCGSNLHQIGLALNTYAESNNGYSPTIAPDSQPWTNTHIWNGWVNQPYGLALYYTGKHLGTAKVLYCPSQVAPYAFDYHRQWPYPGENNWGSSWICRAGYDALPYYDAENGWLWSMKIEYYHSPPSTLSQIPFGPQLAYAYDIFCTDSSIHDNVHRGQWNVVFADAHVGVYRESERGPLLEGVAGSLTDSWPNAGYYRDLLQLAY